Genomic window (Maylandia zebra isolate NMK-2024a linkage group LG11, Mzebra_GT3a, whole genome shotgun sequence):
CTCAGCTTTTATTATTCAAAATTGTTTTTACTCAGTTTGAACTTGTGACGCTCTCCACTTTAGAGGATGTGGTTCACCATATTAAGCCCACAGGTTCCCCTCGGGATCCTTTTCCTCCACAATTTTATAAAGACATTTTTCCTAGTATAGGGCAGTATGTCCTTGAAATTATTAACAGCAGTCTGTCTTCTGGTGTGGTTCCTGCAAATTTCAAACATGCAGTAGTGCAGCTACTGCTTAAGAAACCTGGCCTTGATCACAGTTTTAGCGAACTATAGGCCTATTTCCAAGCTGCCTTTACTTTCcaaggttttagagaaaatcGTTTTTAGTCAACTGAAAGATTTTCTAGATGATAATGGCATCTTTGAGgtttttcagtcaggtttcaaaacacttcatagcacagaatctgcattattaagggtttttaatgacatccttCTGGCATGTGATTCTGGTAACCATGTTGTCCTTGTCTTGCTTGACCTAACTGCTGCTTTTGACACCGTAGACCACAATATTCTAATTTCTCGATTAAGTGATGTAGTAGGTATTGGTGGCACTGCACTCAATTGGTTTAAGTCTTCTTTGTCAGATCGaactttctctgtcagccttctcggttcatcttctgctcctctgtcatgcggtgtcccacagggctcaattttagggccactactgtttttactgtatttattgCCTCTGGCTTCTATCCGTAGAAGGCATGGGATCgcatttcattgttatgccaaagactgccaaatttatttgccACTGAAGCAGAAGGGTGGcatctccataaaacctctcatgacatgtctagatgacattagagcttggttggctctaaactttttaaattttaatgaaaagaaaacagagttgttggtgtttggacccagtggtcCCTGTGAGTCCTCCTCTGTAGATTTGGGACCTCTGgaagtttattttaaacctgttgttactgatcttggttttaagttggacagtgattttaaattggacaaccaaatcagagcagtggtgaagtccagtttttatcatttaaggcgactggcaagagtaaaatcttttctttcgaggcagcaccttgaaatagtgatccatgcttttatttcttcccgcctggactactgtaacgcactttatgtgggggtcagACAGTCGTTGCTCTCAtgtctgcagctggttcaaaatgctgctgcacgaCTCCTAACAGGAACTCGTAAAAGAATGCATATAACCCCTGTCCTGGCCTCactacactggctgcctgtgtcttttagagttttGAAATtcttatgtttatttttaaatgcttcaCAGTCTTGCCCCGCCTTGCCTCTCTGAGCTTTTTCATCTCCACACACCCTGTtggtctctcaggtcagctgaccagctgctcctggaggtactGAGATTGGTAGGAAGTCAACTTGAACctgaagttttatttataaGCTTCCAAATGACAACATCAGACACTTTAAGGTGcttaatattgtaaggtaaagactctacatTAGTAGAGAGGAAACCCCAACAACTAAACGCCCCCCTtttagcaagcacttggcgacagtgggaaggaaaaactcccttctaacaggaagaaacttccgtCAGAACCAGAGTCAGTGAGGGGTTACGCGACAACCtttaaatgctcataatttgaATTAAATGATCAACTATAGTAAATATAGAGCATCTTAACACTCAAGCAGTTGTTTATCTCTGCACTGTACCAGCAGTGTCTTTAAATTTCTCCATAACGTCTGTTACAACAAGCCTTTGTGGAGTGGGGACCTGGATAAATGGACAGCATACTAAAGTGACTGTGCACATATTTTACTAACAAAAGGGGATTTATCTAAGGCTGTCACAATAAATCCTCTCACGTGCCGGTCGTCATACTGTACCGTATTCCCTGACGATGCATTGTGTGGAGGTGTTGGCTCCTTGGCGATCTGTCACAGTCAGAGTGTACACGCCGCTGTCCGCTGTGGTGTATCCATTAATCTGGAGTGTCGTCTCCTGCTGCTCGGTGCTCACGCGGACATTTGGCCTCGTACCAGCACACTTGAGACTCCTGCCAGAGCACGTGGCCAGTGTCACTCTCTCAATATTAAACCCCGTTTCCGGCTCGTGTTCCCAGGTTATTGTGGAGATGTCTTCCAGGTGTCCACGCTTGATCTGGGCTTTCAGATCCAGGCTGGATCCGGGGACTACATACACCGGCTCTTCATTGAGGATGTGCACTGACATACAATGGAGCCCACATGGCACTGAGAACAAAGATCGCACTGTTCTTTATTACATCGTCTTCTGTGCCTCTTTCACTTACGTGACTCATACAGTGCATATTTCTACTGCACTGGCCATGAAGACCTGCAGTATTCAATCAGACTTTTGCCTCTGGAGTGTTTGCATTGTACGAACAAAATAGAAAGCTAATGAAACAAACAATAACATAATATGTCATCGCCATCCTTCTCTGTATGCGCTTTATGAATATACTATAGCTAGTTGCTGTCAAATAATGTCAAGTTATGATTTATAATGCATGACAGCCATGCCTAATGTGATATCCATCAAACCACATCAATATCCTAAAATCTGTGTCAAAGCCTGGTAAGCCTGTGTGCATTTACCATGAGAGCTATTAATCATGTGTCTTAACTTGAAAGGCAAAGGATGGGGGAAACGTAAATAATGCAAGTGCGGTCATTAACGCAAGAGGCACTTTTGCGTAACAGTGCAACGTCTTAGGGTTGTTTTGATCATTCTTTGTGTGGCTGAGGAACAGAAACTGTGCCACTGTCTCAGcttgaacaaagaaaaaagggcAAAGCAACATAGCAATACTTTTTCCCTtctttgctatttttttttttttgcctaatGACAAAATCATTAATATGGCGGGTACAACAAAAAAGGCTTACTCAAGAGAAACAGTGGGGCAACTCTCCAGCACAGGAAATACTGTAGATCCATAACACCTGCTGATGTAGACGGAGAGTAGAGAAAGAGGAATTTGTCCATGACCTCAGCAGCGGCACACAATTTCCTCTGTACTCAGGCAGCAGGGGTGCCACTGCAGCAAGAATAATAACACCACCTCCAGAGaaaatgtgaaattaaaatgagagCAAAAACAATTACAGCCAGCATGTCcttctattaaaaaaatgtaagccAAATGTTTagggtattctttttttttctcccctcttaaTTTATTTGTGAAGTATCCAAAGAACAACAGTATTGGCATTGCAGACTGCAGTAAAATCAGAAGTTGGAACAAAACCGGGACACGTCTGCTGCCAAAACTAAAATGAAGCCCCTCAAGCACAGCTGCTacaggaaaacacagagagagaacagaGATAACGGTGCAAGAACACAACCCAACCTGCATGCATTAAATATAACCTAGAATTCCCCTTTTTGTTTACCTTGAAGTTATCCACATCAAAACCCTCTGCAGCGGGACTCACCTACCTTTCTAAATCCGAGACAGACAGCACAGTTGAGTCAGAGGTCTTCTGCTCTGTATTGACTTTCTCAGAGGTTAAAGTGCAGCGCAGTTTACCTCAGTGAGAAGAATTATGGCCCAAAACACCGCAATACCTTTAAAGGGCTTGCCATTGTAAGAAATATTCCAGTTTGAAACAGCAGTAAAGCCAGATGTCTTCTGGAGCTTCTCTTCTCTCTGGCCTTTCCCCCCTTCTCGTCATGTCCAACCCTTGTGTGTCACGTAGgcgtcattttcttttccaacagTCTACCTCccaccccaccaccacttcctgtACAGTCAATGCTCTTTTCTGCTTTGTGCTTTAAATAAGTTGAACTGTCTATTGTAAAACCACCCCCTTTTTATTATAAGCACCACCCTGCTCCTTTCCTGGGCCTGTGTTCTAGCACACGCTCCCTGGACAATACAGCATATTTGATTCtagattttcacacagctgcttctgAGCTGTTTGTTAATAGTGATAAAAAGAAATGGCTTTCTTTGGAAGGAAATCACTGACAATGTTGAAACGCATTCTTACAAAATAGGTTTTGTACTGCGGGCTTCTTATCCGGCACGAACACTAGTTGCCCTGCAGACTCAATGCATTGTTTTGGTGTTGAATTGTAAAGAGGAACTAATACACGATTTactctatttttatttcttccaaTAATTGTCCCTTGCTTGCAACTGAGAAACCTCTTCAAGCATGTTAAGGGGAATGCCAGCGATTTCATTCCCTGGGAAAGTTTAGCTTTGTGTTAAAATCTGATCGCCAGCTGTTTTAAAGAAAACTGCAAGCGGATACAAATGAATCCATCAAACAAGATGATTTGATATGATCGAAAGCGCCACAACAGCCTCCGAACCAGCTCTGACACGAGATTGTTTTGCCACACGTGTCTCTTACACCACTAGAGCACTGAAGCATAATGACATCACTTATTCAGAGGTTAGCGCCACAGTTTCTCACTTTGGGGAGCACATCCTGGGGCACG
Coding sequences:
- the si:dkeyp-97a10.2 gene encoding uncharacterized protein si:dkeyp-97a10.2 isoform X3, with amino-acid sequence MDLQYFLCWRVAPLFLLMPCGLHCMSVHILNEEPVYVVPGSSLDLKAQIKRGHLEDISTITWEHEPETGFNIERVTLATCSGRSLKCAGTRPNVRVSTEQQETTLQINGYTTADSGVYTLTVTDRQGANTSTQCIVREYEAVHHVSVSINVSHSLLVCNEAWGTDPRFSWRHESADITKAVGKVSNNGTILIITISPLCGHFTCIVSNKLGHSSATYTAAPCETENRSATAAVVCLLLLLSLGGVLAFLLWRRYRHNNRGERLHEHLDDTI
- the si:dkeyp-97a10.2 gene encoding uncharacterized protein si:dkeyp-97a10.2 isoform X2, translated to MRRAGVMDLQYFLCWRVAPLFLLMPCGLHCMSVHILNEEPVYVVPGSSLDLKAQIKRGHLEDISTITWEHEPETGFNIERVTLATCSGRSLKCAGTRPNVRVSTEQQETTLQINGYTTADSGVYTLTVTDRQGANTSTQCIVREYEAVHHVSVSINVSHSLLVCNEAWGTDPRFSWRHESADITKAVGKVSNNGTILIITISPLCGHFTCIVSNKLGHSSATYTAAPCETENRSATAAVVCLLLLLSLGGVLAFLLWRRYRHNNRGERLHEHLDDTI
- the si:dkeyp-97a10.2 gene encoding uncharacterized protein si:dkeyp-97a10.2 isoform X1, whose translation is MDKFLFLYSPSTSAGVMDLQYFLCWRVAPLFLLMPCGLHCMSVHILNEEPVYVVPGSSLDLKAQIKRGHLEDISTITWEHEPETGFNIERVTLATCSGRSLKCAGTRPNVRVSTEQQETTLQINGYTTADSGVYTLTVTDRQGANTSTQCIVREYEAVHHVSVSINVSHSLLVCNEAWGTDPRFSWRHESADITKAVGKVSNNGTILIITISPLCGHFTCIVSNKLGHSSATYTAAPCETENRSATAAVVCLLLLLSLGGVLAFLLWRRYRHNNRGERLHEHLDDTI